gaactacgtttgtatggagaaccgagcttgccagggactctATAAGTATTAATGGAATAAATAAGAATCTTCATAAACAtataaggaaaaatatataattattaatactgtgtAGGTGTCTAATTAGCAATTACAAGTAGTAACTACAGtacctaatattaattaatattgtttaaatgcGCGCATGGTATACCCaaaaatatgctttaaaatCATGTTAATAAGTGCACACGCGCGCTCGCCCTACAACATAGATATTAGATCTAAGTTATTTCTCAATACCCTGATGTTAAGTTTATTTGGTGATGAAGATAGGGCAGCAACGGTATTTTAGCAAATTTATTATAGATCATTGATTTTGTATGGTTCACGATTGCTTGATGGCTGACAGACCAGTTAGGCCTCTTATGCAAGTCTCACATAATCATGTATTTTCAACCCTAAGCTATATTCTGCAAAGTGTAAACCcagaaataacaaaaaaaattgctaaatcGGAGTAAAACTTGTAGTAGATTTACGTAATAACGTCGCAGTCGCACAATATGGCTAAGGGTAGAAAAACACCTTGTATCATAACTTAAACAACATCAGTGCATCAAGATAGCAGTCCTAACAATAACAATGTATATATAGTTAAAAATCTACATACCCACTCTGATCACACAGCATTACGTATAACACACACACTTAGGTACACTTATTGGTGTTTCAATGTTTTAAGATTTGTTACTGAATTTGGCCAGCATCATCTTCAACTGAGCTATTTCATCTTCCTTTGCTGCCAATTCCTCTCTCAGCGACTTGATAGTTTCATCTTTATTTTCGGACAGGGTTTTAAGTTCTTCTAAAAGTTGCCTAGTATCAAGTCGCTTAGCTGGGCGTCGTTGGACGAGTTTTCCGATGATGTGGGCAATTTTGGGGTAGTTGGCAGTGAGATGGGCAGGTATCTGGCCTTTCCGGAGGTCTGTGATGGTCTTCACTCGCTCCATGTCAGTGCTGAAGGGCTCTATCATTTCGAGGAGGATGATGCCGAGGCTGTACATGTcactctgaaaaaaaaaaagaaaatacatgTCTGTTCGGCTATGTACGAACATGAAAAAGGCCAGTTTTAATATATTGTtaaccatgatgatgatgatacatttctgttatccctcattagggacatagggctcgcagaagaatcctccatttgtcacgatcttgagcggctacttccagctcttCCCAGTCGAGTCCAGTTGAGCCGGCCTCTTTCTAGTTACTAGTTTTCACGGTAGACCGAAATGAACGGAATTTGGCGTAAAtgacaattttaaaacaacacgAATTTAAGGCCTCCAGTCACGTCCACTCACTTCCGTCACCGATAATTGCATGcgatttacgttacattgcggcatttgttCGATCGATTAAATTTGTGGCACCTAGTTAGCCGGCAATTATCTAAAATGGCATGCAATTCGTTGCAACGTGAGTGGAGGCCTTTTAGAGGCTGAGCCTGCATATAAGCAATGGACATGTGCAGTTTTTCCTTCGCTTGTGTCTCTAATAATGATTCTACTttgttacaataaatataaaacaaaaacatattgtATTTAACAACCTTGGATTAGTAATCACCAGTACAAAACAACAGGTAGTGTATTAAGCACTTTCAAGGTATTAGGGTATGACCTCTGAGGCACGATCAATACGAATACTTTAATAGCGAGTCGAGTACGTACTCGTGTAACGTTGAATGAAACGCACGTTTGTATAATGGAACTACATTACATATGACGAAACTACCAGAATCGTGTATTACGTTGTATAcagtattataatttatcagTTGTGGCACTTGTGGCTGAGGTTTTAGAATCCGATGCCTGTTCtggtttttataatgtgttcGCGCACAAGATTTGAGGACTTTTTGATAGTCTTGTTAAAAGTGCAACAGGGTTGAAAACTAGAAGCACGCGAAACAACAAAtgcctggtttttttaaaaaggCATTTTCTTGGGCCATATGAAAAGCATTTGGGGCATCGAAAATCACACTGTTTACAATAACCAATTTTTAAACCTATTGGTgtaatagtatgtatgtatgtataaactttttattgtacaaaacacagaacacaaatatggcacagaataggcagtacaaaggcgaacttatccctttaagggatttcttccaagtaacctttgagtagatgagaatagTAATCTAGAACTCTAGGTTTTTAATCTTTACACTTTGTGCCTGATTGTAAGTGGACTGGTTACCAGGTTACCATAGCCTTCACAGAAGTGTGTTACGAACTCTGAAAATCTGTGCACGTTTTTTGAGACAGTAACTCTTAGAAAAACCTCATTAAAGTCTTGAGAAAAACCAAGGTGATTACACAGCAGGAGATGAgaaattgaaattattataaggaTATAAAACTTACCTTAGGGTTGCACTGTCCCTCCAACTGTTCAGGAGCTGCATACAGGTGTGTACCCAGTGCCAGTCCACTGTGGGACTGCTGCAGCGGACACGCCAGTCCGAAGTCTCCCAACTGCACCAGCACTCCCGTCTCGCTCTGCGCCACAAACACGTTCGAAGGCTTCACATCATGGTGGATTATACCTTTAGAATGTATATAATTCAACCCTTTCACCAACTGCGTGAACATATCTATGAGAACATCAATATGTGTCCATGCTACAGGGTATTTTGTGTCCGGTGTTATGTCTAACCCAGACTCATCGCTTGAAGACAGATCGGTAGAACTCTTACGGGATGAAGACATGAGGTTGTTGCGGTCGTCAAGCCATTGCTTTAGTGTTTCCTTGCAGAATGTCATTTGGATGTACAGTGTGGCCCATTTTAAGTTTACTCGCGAACAGTTCTCGTATTCTATGCAGTCGAAAAGTTTGCAAACGGCTTGTTCATCTTGAGGAGTATCGGAATCCTCATCACTCTCGGATTCATCAAGATCTTCTATAGAATTATCTGATTGCTCCTGACTGCTCGAGTTTTTGAAGGAAATAATGAAATCGGACTGACTGTGATGCTTGGTAAGTTCCTTGGAGTTATGAGTTTTAAAAGACTTAACTAAATTAAGCTTTGAAGATAGCAAACTGGAGTTGAGTGCTGAGAACTCATCACTGTCCATGTCCATTTGATATTTACGTTTCTTCTTTGTCACATTAGATTCTATCATTGGTTCAAGCCAAGCGGCTTTGTAGTTAACTATATTAGGATGGTTCAAACTAGCCAGAGTCTTAACTTCAGCCAAATGAGTCATTATTGAGTCAACGTCACTAGACTTGATGAACACTTTCTTAACAGCATATTCAACTCCGTCTAATCTGTGTTTGGCTTTAAAAACGCTACCGAAACCCCCACCAGCGATGTAGTATAATTCATCAAATTCTCTATGGTACCTGGACCATTCTAAGTAAGATGGTTCGTTGATCGGCCATGATGCTGGTATTGTTATTGGTATTTCGGAACCAGTTGCAACAGTAACTAGTTGATATAGAGCTCGTTGGTATTGGCTCCTCATGGCCTCAAACTCTCCCATAGCGTATGAGTCATCTATAAGATGCATGCTGTGGAGTTTCTCACATATAGTGTTGTACAGTTGGTTTGCTCTGGTCTGATCTTTTTCGAGGAGTGCACATAGCTGTTTGACTAGGGATTGGATGAGGAGACTGATTGGTGTGGTGGCGGCGGATTGTACTATTTCTACTTGTTGCATACTCTGGTGCAGTATGTATTCATGTTGGCTATTTTGATTTAAACCTGAAATTATATAAAGGGATGATAAAATTGACGCTATCTATTTCAACAACATGTCAACAACTTTTAATTTAACAtagtcaaaaaaatataaaattaaaaataaacacatttttaattaatgctctgttgtctcagccattcatttgttttacggtcTCTCATTGTGATCCCCACCAATTTTCTCTCTAACGCCCGCTGGGCAACGCTCAATTTACGTAGTATGTCTTTGGTGAAAACCCAGGTTTCAGCTCCATAAGTGAGAACAGGCAGGATACATTAATGCTACTAGTTACACTTAAATCAAATTTCTAATGTTCTAGCATTGATTGTACATCATAAGATCAAGCAAGCAAGTTGACTATACTTTTATTGTGTAGTACCAAAATGTTAGTATAATACTAGAATTCAGGAAGAACAGTAAACATGGGGGCACTAATTTCTAGAATTACATTTGACTGCACGGGGAGAGATCTGAACAATTctgtgacatttttttatttacttagtgGGATTAATATAAAACCATAATCATGACGAATAGGTACCGCTAGCCTGAACGTTCAAGGTTAATAGTAAAGTAACTGCGTGGTAAAATAAAGACGTTGCATGGTTCTCAAAACAAGTGTCTGGTTTAACCTCAAAATAGATATACCTTACCTAAATCGAAGGCTTTCACGGTGGCGAGAGCCTCCCATTTGTCctttttattttccattttgtATTAGTTCTGTGACCTAAGTACTGATTGCAAAGTTTTCGTTTGAAGCAGAAGAATACCATTTTATGGCAAAAACTATAAGTTTTTGCTAGAAGGCATTGTTTCCTCTGGGCATattgtaacaaaacaaaaacaattcacACAGATACACAGATTCACTGACTACATAATAATTTCATCATGACATTACACTGATTTGCCcatagattttttgtaatttattttttgctaGCGTTGTGTTGCCAGTGCGGAACCTCCATTTCATACAGtacacttattatatatatgtaatatggaaAAGGACGGTTTCAGGCAAAAATTAAGAGACGGaatcattcaaaattcaaaatggtcAAAAAATATCAGATATTGGTCAGGTTGCATTTTAATAACTTGAATTTTCCTGTCTTTTAACATTAGCCCTTGATACCAAAATGAACACTCCTCATACTTGTTGCGTTATGCCCTTAGATAAAGAAAGACAGGATTGGTTTTTTATAAATCCGAAAAGGAATGACACACTTAAAAAGATTAAAAAGATTGCTTGCTTGGCATTAAAAAGATGGAAAACCGTTCTATTTGTAACAGTCTGgcaactttttatttctgtaATCACCACAGATAAGAAAACAGTCTATGGTTCGCAGCTCTTCAACAGCTGTTCGCGTGCTGTTCGTAACTGATGTAAactgtattttattattgtttcctTTGAATTAttgcattaaaatatatataaagctTGGAGTCCATAACATTTGTATGtgaattttccatttttttaaagaatgcaACCAAGTTTGCTACAGACTCGTGATCATTTCTGTCTCAACTTGTTTTAGAACATTACCTTCACTTGTCAATTCAATCGTCAGTTGTCAACTTGTCAGATTgacagaaaaacaaaaatactaactCGTGTTCTGCGACTTCTGCGTGTAGATTTCTTCTTTGTATTTTACTGAAAAGTTACACATAAACATGAATTTACTACCTAAAAGCCACAAGGAATTCAGTGAGAAGGATTATTGGAATAAGTTTTTCAAGAAACGCGGAAATAAAGCATTTGAATGGTAGGTTATATATGAAAGGTTTCAGGATTAATTTATGCACATTTTCATCCATATTTGGCAAAAGAAGGTGTTCAAGTTGTCTTTGGTTCTAATTTACAGGTACGGCGAATACCTAGAACTGTGTTCACACCTGCACAAGTACATGAAACAGACTGATAACATTCTTATAACAGGATGTGGTAACTCGAGTCTCAGTGCTGATCTCTACGATGTTGGCTTTACGAATATTACCAACATTGACGTCTCGGAAGTCGTCATAAAGCAGATGAACAACATCAACGCACAGAGAACTAAGATGAAATTCCTTTGCATGGATGCACTGAACACTACTTTTAAAAATGAGGAGTTTAATGTTGTTTTAGATAAAGGAACTCTAGACGCGCTTATGCCTGATGACTCGAAAGAGACAAATGAGACCATAGACAAGTACTTTAGTGAGATAAAAAGAGTTTTGAAGCTTGGAGGTCGATTTGTTTGTATATCCTTGTTGCAAAGTCACATTTTAAATAAGTTGCTGGCAACTTTCTGTGATAAGTCCTGGATGTTTAGAGCGGTAAGATGCCATGAGGCAGAGGAGAAAAACGCAGAAAACGGAGATGGAACCACTTTGCCTGTATTTGTTGTAATTGCTACAAAGTTTAAAGAAATGCCACAATTGGTAAGCTTcttgttaatattgtcttcggttaccgcgatagttactcatgaaataaaactatgaaaacggattatatcgcgtatattgaatttataatacatcccgacgtttcgaactctttacagcgttcgtggtcaacgggtgacggggatgtattataaattcaatatacgcgatataatccgttttcatagttttatttcaagcttCTTGTTCTTTTTTCAACAGTTTGTTTTTGATTTAAGTTTTTCTTCCTTCTGCTACTTCTTAAATGTtggtttttatgtaaaaaaataaaattggccaagtgcgagtcggactcgcgcaccgagggttccatactttttagtatttgttgttatagcggcaacagaaatacatcatctgtgaaaatttcaactgtctagctatcacggttcatgagatacagcctggtgacagacagacagacggacagcggagtcttagtaatagggtcccgtttttaccctttgggtatggaaccctaaaaattataagAGAGAAGTGTCCCAAGATGTTTATTTCCATtacgttaccatttttcatagactttgtATGACGGTAACATTAAATGGAAGGATCAAGGATCGAAATATGTATAGAAAattttgaaacatttttttgtccTGTCGTCTGTCGAAAGAGCTTGTGATTCTGTGCACATAAAAGTttctaaatttgaaaaaaaaaagtgtagtgtacaGCTTAAATATAACAGCCCTGATGACTGATGAGTCTACTGCAACCTAGatctaataaaataacttacattTCAGATAGCGGAGGTATGCCTGGCCGGAGACAAGATGCTGCGTCTAAAGACAGCTGAAGAGCTCCAGGAGTGCATTAAATCTGTACAGGACACTGCGTTTGTGACCAACGGTCTAGCCAAAACTAGCCTTGATGATGAAGAGGTAAATTAGATTTCTACTTTGCCCAATCTTTGTCACAGGGGTCCCAGAGGGCCCCCTGGTCGCCGTACAGTAAAGAGGGGCGCCGTGAGGCAATCCTCACCATGTTACCTATCTATTTAGCAGCCTAGCTAGGTTAGGGCGCTGagattatttttcatatttgcaAGTGAAAAAGATTGGGAACCCCTTCTCTGTTAAATTTAGCTGGGGTTTGGTCTTCTTGTGTATAGATGTAACCTAGTTTTCTTACTGGATaactttaaatgaaaaaaattgtctgtttcatacattttggctggtccattttctatgggagggtaaaaaaaattttcgcgattccgtggttggtcccatagtaaaagttgctcagcatAATCCCTATCCCAGTTTATTCTAGGTGTTCCAAGTGCCGTCGGGATATATCAGCTTATGGTACCATAATGAATGATTTGATTTACTGCAACTACtgagtttatttaataaactgcGAAAATCAtctcctgagggcctaccgcgaacaccgaagttcgcaaattgcggatatctttctcttttactccagttCCAAACCGTAAATAGCTCCCCTCAGCTTTCGTATCAGTTTGGTAGTCGAGTAAAAAATATCTGTTCCACGACATCCATTGTTAGTTCCGCACTATTCTCTTAGATGGCGCCTTCACATAGTGTTCGATTAGTTCCGCTGTACtcccatagatggcgccatcacgTAGCGCTCCGCGAAGTTAGTtcgcgctgttaagatttttcccgGTTTGGTTGGGTCCGGCGCTCGGCTTTGTATCGTCACTCTGGTTTCCCTTCAAAACGTATAAATCTTTCGCCTTTTACTAAAGATTTCCGTGGAGGGGAACACTCAAATGAGTCTAACTCAATTTTTAACAGCCTCACGCTCGTGAGGCTTTATAAAccgtataaatataaataattaatataaaaatagtcaTAACTTATGTACGACTCGTGTAAGAGTAATTTAATGAAGCCAGCTTTTACTTCAAGTTCATTCATATGATTGCCAGCACAGGGAAGACACgcttatacatcaaaaatcacttgcgtttctatgtgtgaacggcacgtctgtacagtcgccatcagatatatctgagcggccgagCCGAAGtaatcacaaatatctgaacacgcctctattgtcaaggcgttagagtgcgtgttcagatattgtgaacacctcggacctcgggcgctccgatatatctgatggtacacgcggcatgcgtcatagtgtgagtaagttgcatACTGTGGTTgcataaaaatagtactgagcggccggcaaacggccgtcaatctgctgtcgcggggcgaggtcattcgagtcggggcggggcggtgggtggccgttctgtatgataatactattacttattctgtgcctttgCTGTCCTCACACTGACACAATAGTAAGGCACTGTATGCATTTTGGTTGCATCTACAGGAGATACTTCcagaatgaatgaaattatgttggatgaactgtagggggcagcgcACGAGCCTCCTTTAACCCCTGTTTATTGGCAGGAGGACAACACCACACCAGGCCTTAGAGGCTTGGAATTTAGGGCCCCTTTCTCCAGCTCAGCCCAGCTGGGGATCAGCTATCTCTGCAGCTTGTTGTACATTGAGCCAAAGACCTATaaaactccgtataagatgaataaagtctaaggaaaaacgtgcttCGGAAATCAAATTTGACTCTCGCACCGATGGCGCtgccaccaataccaacctttggcctattctcgtttagatgacgttgacggtttcgttttttaacaattttaacacatatcaatgaaagaacatgggtcaaaatcatatataaagaataaatacaaaaacaaaacatttatccatatgtatataaattttttgtagttttagttttaatcgtgtcgatagatggcagtaaatttactatgacagtaccactctatatgtgccattttcaaccaaaagggtacttattgtcggttgtcaataaggcgctatttccatatagctccaattcgaaatcaaccttatcgacaagcgacattttttttaaattatccaccgtaaatttagtatggtttatggtgggcaacaaataaactcgaccaatcatattgtcgcattgcgtacgttctgtccctcacgggcgtgCGCGTATAGTAtagccaaagaggatataataagatagagcggtactgtcatagaaaattttgtaaccactgtaaattcactgccatctatcgacatactttaaaactaaaaacgaagatctataaaaatacgttaaaatgtatttaaatattgataaattatttttttatttgcattaattatttttatatgattttgacccatgttctttcactgatatgcgttaaaattatataggtataacaaacgaaatcatcaacgccctctatacgagagtaggccaaaactagtggcgccctctgaacgagaatcaaattttcttgattttcgaggcacgttttttccttagactgtatccatctattacggagttatatctatctctgGTATGACTTAgtctaaatttaatatgtatgtgGTTGGACGCTTGTGTCGTGTATTCCACTATAATACTTTAAAACCACAGTATATTTTGATGAATGTGGTGTCAAGCGATTCGTCTTTATCCTCGTACAGGGCAGTTAGTACGTCCTGTACGAGACAGTTTATTTCTACAACCTTCTTTTTATAAGAGTTGGGTATTTATACACCCACCCAGAATTTCATGGCCACTTCAATTGgcagaatcaaattttcgtgattttcgaggcacgttttttcctcagactgtatccatctattacggagttatatctatctttggtatagcacatctataggatcctacttCATCCTACCATTTATGTGAGTATCTTAGGTTAGGATAGACAGCTCAATTTagcgctagatgtcgctgtaccagCGGCTGAAACTGGCGAACGATGTTTCGTCTCAGATTCTCAAGGGGTAAATTAAGGACCTAACTCATTTTGTAACTTGTCAAAGTCAAAGTTATGTATTTTTGGAATTGTATTCAGCGTTagcaaaatacaatttaatttatttataagttcagTGTTAATCTTAAGGTTATATtgaccttttgattgaaaacgttacATATATTTTCTTTGATTGAGCCTTACGaggtttaaatttttaatgtagGTCCCAAACCGGCAGACACTCCAGTGCGCACGGACcctatatcgccgctatacttactcaacctcgtatcagCAACACttatttgatgacaaaaacacccgtattccgaatgaaagaaaagcgacatttccatcaaatgattgttgcagatatgaggttgagtaagtatagcgacgatatgcaAAGTATATTTTTCCAGGCCATACATATAACTGAGTCATGTTCTCAGGTATCCCTGGACCTGATGCAGCCCGGGATCGATTCCCCGCGTTACACTCTCTACGTGGTCGACCAGAAACGATCACAAGCCGTTAACAAGTATGCCGTGTTCATCGTGCCGCAGGGCAGGTAAGTCACAATGTTGGATAACTtggatatattattataaaacaaagtttgtATGAGAAAAAGACGCGAGTGAGGTGGACAGTGTAAGAAAAATATGTGCATCAAATTTCGAGGCGCTGCAAAGTCGAGGCGGAAACGTGGCAGCGACGTTGCTTTTTTGATCcaattacgcgaaactctgcgtagggggcgccactatcaAAATCTgaaggtctatcgcgaaacaagaaaatcgaaatttcgttatctaacatctctgtcacttgtatattcgagcgataaagaggcagatagcgaaatttcggattcgcgttttccggtaggtcctctgtaaacaaaccgccttgatgcatcaatgtcatattttattatctgtgaaaacttgtcaaaaacctgttaaaggtacagtatgtataagttactctatggtttactaaaaaggcttgtgctgcactctggtggcagaacattgcagtaatatcccctattaaatTCTGATCGGGCCCGGGCGGCAAAAACGAaactgaaatgaaatttattttttagccttATTTGCcaggcgccatctgatcgagaatcaaattttcgtgattttcgaggcaggttttttcttagactgtatccatctacctattacggagttatagctATCTTTAGTTTTACCAATAACATTGACTTTTTGTGTACAAATTCAttgtaaaaatcgaaaaaataaaacacgtaGTTTTGCGAAATTGACCTAGTCATATGACATTTTTTCCTACTTTAGGCCTCAGACATGCGTGGCACGTTGTATATCCGAATATTCGTGATAtc
This DNA window, taken from Cydia strobilella chromosome 4, ilCydStro3.1, whole genome shotgun sequence, encodes the following:
- the LOC134740451 gene encoding eukaryotic translation initiation factor 2-alpha kinase 1-like, with translation MENKKDKWEALATVKAFDLGLNQNSQHEYILHQSMQQVEIVQSAATTPISLLIQSLVKQLCALLEKDQTRANQLYNTICEKLHSMHLIDDSYAMGEFEAMRSQYQRALYQLVTVATGSEIPITIPASWPINEPSYLEWSRYHREFDELYYIAGGGFGSVFKAKHRLDGVEYAVKKVFIKSSDVDSIMTHLAEVKTLASLNHPNIVNYKAAWLEPMIESNVTKKKRKYQMDMDSDEFSALNSSLLSSKLNLVKSFKTHNSKELTKHHSQSDFIISFKNSSSQEQSDNSIEDLDESESDEDSDTPQDEQAVCKLFDCIEYENCSRVNLKWATLYIQMTFCKETLKQWLDDRNNLMSSSRKSSTDLSSSDESGLDITPDTKYPVAWTHIDVLIDMFTQLVKGLNYIHSKGIIHHDVKPSNVFVAQSETGVLVQLGDFGLACPLQQSHSGLALGTHLYAAPEQLEGQCNPKSDMYSLGIILLEMIEPFSTDMERVKTITDLRKGQIPAHLTANYPKIAHIIGKLVQRRPAKRLDTRQLLEELKTLSENKDETIKSLREELAAKEDEIAQLKMMLAKFSNKS